One window from the genome of Streptomyces sp. NBC_00287 encodes:
- a CDS encoding putative cobaltochelatase — protein MTTPFPFTAVVGQDDLRLALLLNAVSPAVGGVLVRGEKGTAKSTAVRALSALLPEVTVVPGCRFSCDPAQPDPACPDGPHEPGNGTARPARMVELPVGASEDRLVGALDIERALAEGVKAFEPGLLADAHRGILYVDEVNLLHDHLVDLLLDAAAMGASYVEREGVSVRHAAKFLLVGTMNPEEGELRPQLLDRFGLTVEVTASREPDQRVEVVRRRLAYDDDPGGFAGRWADEEASVRQRIVAARELLPSVRLGDGALRQIAATCAAFEVDGMRADIVMARTATALAAWAGRTEVLAEDVRQAALLALPHRRRRNPFDAPGLDEDKLDQTLEEFSGEDDEDPDPDGPGGGGGSPEPDAGDSGPQGGDTGARPEAGEDGEPQPSGAGEQQPVRASEPFRTKVLSVPGIGEGASGRRSRARTEHGRTTGARRPRGALTKLHLAATVQAAAPHQRARGRSGRGLVVRRDDLRQATREGREGNLVLFVVDASGSMAARQRMSAVKGAVLSLLLDAYQRRDKVGLVTFRGSAADVALPPTSSVDAAAARLESLPTGGRTPLAAGLLKAHDVLRVERLRDPARRALVVVVTDGRATGGPEPVALAGRAARLFAAEGVASVVVDCESGPVRLWLAGQLAGELGGTAVTLDELRADSIAGLVKDVQRRAA, from the coding sequence GTGACCACTCCCTTCCCGTTCACGGCCGTAGTCGGCCAGGACGATCTACGGCTCGCGCTGCTGCTGAACGCCGTGTCGCCGGCCGTCGGCGGTGTACTGGTGCGCGGCGAGAAGGGCACCGCCAAGTCGACGGCGGTACGCGCCCTTTCGGCGCTGCTGCCCGAGGTGACCGTCGTCCCCGGATGCCGGTTCTCCTGCGACCCGGCTCAGCCGGACCCCGCCTGCCCGGACGGACCGCACGAGCCCGGTAACGGCACCGCACGCCCCGCCCGCATGGTCGAACTCCCCGTCGGCGCCTCCGAGGACCGGCTCGTGGGCGCCCTCGACATCGAGCGGGCGCTCGCGGAGGGCGTCAAGGCCTTCGAGCCCGGTCTGCTCGCCGACGCGCACCGCGGCATCCTCTACGTCGACGAGGTCAACCTCCTCCACGACCACCTGGTCGACCTGCTGCTCGACGCCGCCGCGATGGGTGCGTCGTACGTGGAGCGGGAGGGTGTCTCCGTACGGCACGCCGCGAAGTTCCTGCTCGTCGGCACCATGAACCCCGAGGAGGGCGAGCTCAGGCCGCAGCTCCTCGACCGGTTCGGACTGACCGTGGAGGTCACGGCCTCGCGGGAGCCCGATCAGCGGGTGGAGGTCGTACGGCGGCGGCTCGCCTACGACGACGATCCGGGCGGGTTCGCGGGCCGTTGGGCGGACGAGGAGGCGTCCGTACGTCAACGGATCGTCGCCGCACGGGAGTTGTTGCCGTCGGTGCGGCTCGGGGACGGGGCGCTTCGGCAGATCGCGGCGACCTGTGCGGCCTTCGAGGTGGACGGGATGCGCGCGGACATCGTGATGGCGCGTACCGCCACCGCGTTGGCCGCGTGGGCCGGGCGGACGGAGGTGCTGGCCGAGGACGTACGGCAGGCCGCGCTGCTCGCGCTGCCGCACCGGCGGCGGCGTAATCCCTTCGACGCGCCCGGACTTGACGAGGACAAGCTGGACCAGACGCTGGAGGAGTTCTCCGGCGAGGACGACGAGGACCCCGATCCCGACGGGCCCGGTGGGGGCGGCGGTTCGCCCGAGCCGGATGCCGGTGACTCCGGTCCGCAGGGCGGGGACACGGGTGCGCGGCCCGAGGCCGGTGAGGACGGTGAGCCGCAGCCCTCGGGAGCCGGCGAGCAGCAGCCCGTACGGGCCTCCGAGCCCTTCCGCACCAAGGTGCTGAGCGTGCCCGGGATCGGTGAGGGGGCCTCGGGTCGGCGTTCGCGGGCTCGGACCGAGCACGGTCGGACGACCGGTGCGCGGCGGCCTCGGGGGGCGCTGACCAAGCTGCACCTCGCGGCGACCGTGCAGGCGGCCGCGCCGCATCAGCGGGCCCGTGGGCGGTCCGGGCGGGGGCTTGTCGTACGGCGGGACGATCTGCGGCAGGCGACCCGGGAGGGGCGTGAGGGCAACCTCGTGCTGTTCGTGGTCGACGCGTCCGGGTCGATGGCGGCCCGGCAGCGGATGAGTGCCGTAAAGGGTGCTGTGCTCTCGCTGTTGCTGGACGCCTATCAGCGGCGGGACAAGGTGGGGTTGGTGACGTTCCGGGGCTCGGCGGCGGATGTCGCGTTGCCGCCGACGTCGTCCGTCGACGCGGCCGCGGCTCGGTTGGAGTCGTTGCCCACGGGTGGGCGTACGCCGCTCGCCGCTGGGCTGCTCAAGGCGCATGACGTGTTGCGGGTGGAGCGGCTTCGGGATCCTGCGCGGCGGGCGCTTGTCGTCGTGGTGACCGATGGGCGGGCCACCGGTGGGCCCGAGCCGGTCGCGCTGGCCGGGCGGGCGGCTCGGCTGTTCGCTGCCGAAGGGGTCGCGTCGGTTGTCGTCGACTGTGAGTCCGGGCCCGTGCGGCTGTGGCTCGCCGGGCAGTTGGCCGGCGAGCTGGGCGGTACGGCGGTGACGTTGGACGAGTTGCGGGCCGACTCGATCGCCGGTCTGGTGAAGGACGTACAGAGGAGGGCCGCGTAA
- the cobO gene encoding cob(I)yrinic acid a,c-diamide adenosyltransferase → MPQGQPSVVPDDGLTTRQRRNRPLVVVHTGIGKGKSTAAFGLALRAWNQGWPIGVFQFVKSAKWKVGEENALRVLGASGEGGSVDWHKMGEGWSWVQRDDQMDNEDKAREGWEQVKRDLAAETYKLYVLDEFAYPMHWGWVDTDEVISVLRDRPGTQHVVITGRNAPEKLVDFADLVTDMSKVKHPMDAGQKGQRGIEW, encoded by the coding sequence ATGCCTCAGGGGCAGCCGAGTGTGGTTCCGGACGATGGGCTGACTACGCGTCAGCGGCGTAATCGGCCGTTGGTCGTTGTGCATACGGGCATTGGCAAGGGCAAGTCGACCGCTGCTTTTGGGCTTGCGCTGCGTGCCTGGAATCAGGGGTGGCCGATCGGGGTGTTCCAGTTCGTCAAGTCGGCGAAGTGGAAGGTCGGCGAGGAGAACGCGCTGCGGGTGCTGGGGGCCAGTGGGGAGGGCGGGTCCGTCGACTGGCACAAGATGGGTGAGGGCTGGTCCTGGGTACAGCGCGATGACCAGATGGACAATGAGGACAAGGCCCGGGAGGGCTGGGAACAGGTCAAGCGGGATCTGGCTGCCGAGACGTACAAGCTGTATGTGCTGGATGAGTTCGCCTATCCCATGCACTGGGGGTGGGTGGACACCGATGAGGTGATCTCTGTTCTTCGGGATCGGCCCGGTACCCAGCATGTCGTCATCACCGGGCGGAACGCTCCCGAGAAGCTCGTCGACTTCGCCGACCTCGTGACCGACATGTCCAAGGTCAAGCACCCCATGGACGCCGGGCAGAAGGGGCAGAGGGGCATCGAGTGGTGA
- a CDS encoding cobyrinate a,c-diamide synthase, with protein sequence MTSSVPRLVIAAPSSGSGKTTVATGLMAAFAARGLVVSPHKVGPDYIDPGYHALATGRVGRNLDAYLCGPELVGPLFLHGALGCDLAVVEGVMGLYDGAAGEGELASTAQVAKLLRAPVVLVVDASSQSRSVAALVHGFVSWDPEVRVGGVILNKVASDRHEVLLREALESVGVPVLGVLRRVSQVDTPSRHLGLVPVAERRSAAVDAVAAMAAQVEAGCDLEALLGLARGAGALSCATWDAAEAVRVSPPPPLPVPSLGAAPPDPPSAPKGPRPQTPDGLVVAVAGGSAFTFSYAEHAELLTAAGAEVVPFDPLRDEELPDGTRGLVIGGGFPEVYASELSANEPLRKAISELALGGSPVAAECAGLLYLCRELDGLPMCGVLDADARMSERLTLGYRDAVAVSDSSLVGAGVRMRGHEFHRTVVEPGAGAAPAWGVRAPVRRVEGFVQQGVHASYLHTHWASQPGVARRFVERCRTS encoded by the coding sequence GTGACTTCTTCCGTCCCTCGGCTGGTCATTGCCGCGCCTTCTTCGGGCAGTGGCAAGACCACCGTTGCCACGGGGCTGATGGCCGCGTTCGCCGCGCGGGGGCTTGTTGTGTCTCCGCACAAGGTGGGGCCGGATTACATCGATCCCGGGTATCACGCGCTCGCGACTGGGCGGGTGGGGCGGAATCTCGATGCGTATCTGTGTGGGCCGGAGTTGGTCGGGCCGTTGTTTCTTCATGGGGCGCTCGGGTGTGATCTTGCCGTCGTCGAGGGTGTGATGGGGCTGTACGACGGGGCCGCGGGGGAAGGTGAACTTGCGTCCACGGCTCAGGTGGCGAAGTTGTTGCGGGCGCCGGTTGTGCTGGTTGTGGACGCGTCTTCGCAGTCTCGGTCTGTTGCGGCGCTGGTGCATGGGTTTGTGTCGTGGGATCCGGAGGTTCGGGTCGGGGGGGTGATCTTGAACAAGGTCGCTTCCGATCGGCATGAGGTGTTGTTGCGGGAGGCGTTGGAGTCGGTCGGGGTGCCTGTGTTGGGGGTGCTTCGGCGGGTTTCTCAGGTGGATACGCCTTCTCGGCATCTGGGGTTGGTGCCGGTTGCGGAGCGGCGTTCTGCGGCCGTGGACGCGGTGGCGGCCATGGCGGCGCAGGTTGAGGCAGGGTGCGATCTGGAGGCGTTGCTGGGGCTGGCTCGAGGTGCGGGTGCGTTGTCTTGTGCGACTTGGGATGCGGCTGAGGCTGTGCGAGTTTCGCCCCCGCCGCCCCTACCCGTCCCATCCCTGGGGGCTGCGCCCCCAGACCCCCCTTCGGCCCCTAAAGGGCCTCGTCCTCAAACGCCGGACGGGCTGGTAGTTGCCGTTGCCGGTGGATCCGCCTTTACGTTCTCCTACGCCGAGCATGCCGAGTTGCTCACCGCCGCCGGTGCCGAAGTCGTTCCCTTTGATCCTCTGCGGGATGAAGAACTGCCCGATGGCACCCGGGGGTTGGTCATCGGGGGTGGGTTTCCCGAGGTCTATGCCTCTGAGTTGTCCGCAAATGAACCCCTGCGCAAGGCCATCAGCGAGCTCGCACTCGGCGGCTCTCCCGTCGCCGCCGAATGTGCCGGGCTGCTTTACCTGTGTCGGGAGCTCGATGGGCTGCCCATGTGTGGGGTTCTTGATGCCGATGCGCGGATGTCCGAGCGGCTCACTCTCGGGTATCGGGATGCCGTTGCCGTGAGTGACAGTTCGCTTGTCGGGGCCGGGGTCCGTATGCGGGGGCATGAGTTTCATCGGACCGTCGTCGAGCCGGGGGCCGGGGCGGCTCCCGCATGGGGTGTGCGTGCTCCTGTGCGGCGGGTCGAAGGTTTCGTACAACAAGGTGTGCACGCGAGTTATCTGCACACACACTGGGCGTCGCAGCCCGGTGTCGCCCGTCGGTTCGTGGAGAGGTGCCGGACGTCATGA
- the cobI gene encoding precorrin-2 C(20)-methyltransferase encodes MPDVMSSSRLIGVGVGPGDPELVTVKGVNALRAADVVVVPVMAAFDGKDGGERGRAEATVLHYVDQSKIVRVVFALNERSDRARREAAWDAAGERVAQLLREHSVVAFATIGDPNVYSTFTYLALTIGELLPDTVIETVPGITAMQDLAARSGAVLTEGTEPLTLVPVTAGAAVLKDALAGPGTVVAYKFGRQAGEVAEALRETGRIDDAVWGAALGLAEESIRPAAELDGAPLPYLSTLIAPARREGGRGGKL; translated from the coding sequence GTGCCGGACGTCATGAGCAGCAGCAGGTTGATCGGAGTCGGGGTGGGTCCCGGCGATCCGGAGCTGGTGACCGTCAAGGGTGTCAATGCCTTGCGCGCGGCCGATGTCGTCGTAGTACCTGTGATGGCTGCATTTGATGGAAAAGATGGCGGCGAGCGGGGGCGGGCCGAGGCCACCGTTCTGCACTACGTCGACCAGAGCAAAATCGTCCGCGTCGTCTTCGCTCTCAATGAGCGCAGCGACCGCGCTCGGCGTGAGGCCGCCTGGGACGCCGCCGGGGAGCGCGTTGCGCAGCTGCTGCGGGAGCACTCCGTCGTTGCCTTCGCCACCATCGGCGATCCCAACGTGTACTCCACCTTCACCTATCTCGCCCTGACCATCGGGGAGCTGCTGCCGGACACCGTCATCGAGACCGTTCCCGGCATCACCGCCATGCAGGATCTCGCCGCCCGCTCCGGTGCCGTGCTCACCGAAGGCACCGAGCCGCTCACCCTCGTTCCCGTCACCGCGGGTGCCGCCGTGCTCAAGGACGCCCTCGCCGGGCCCGGGACCGTCGTCGCCTACAAGTTCGGGCGGCAGGCCGGTGAGGTCGCCGAGGCGCTCCGGGAGACCGGGCGGATCGACGATGCCGTCTGGGGGGCCGCGCTCGGGCTGGCCGAGGAGTCCATCCGGCCCGCCGCCGAGCTCGACGGGGCGCCGCTGCCGTACCTCTCCACGCTCATCGCGCCCGCCCGGCGCGAGGGCGGTCGGGGCGGGAAGTTGTGA
- a CDS encoding ZIP family metal transporter, which produces MAVFVALGAFLMTLVGGWTAQRVTDRRHLVLGLAGGLMLGVVGLDLLPEALEAAGEEVYGVPAALLLFVAGFLLAHLVERLLAARQAAHGAEEKDGRAPEVGLTAAAAMVGHSAMDGVAIGAAFQVGGGMGTAVALAVIAHDFADGFNTYTITSLYGNARRRALAMLFADAVAPVLGAACTTFVTVPEGLLGGYLGLFGGALLYLAAAEILPEAHHEHPAGPTLLCTIAGAGFIWLVVGISGS; this is translated from the coding sequence ATGGCGGTCTTCGTCGCGCTCGGCGCGTTCCTGATGACGCTGGTCGGCGGCTGGACGGCACAGCGCGTGACCGACCGCCGCCATCTGGTCCTGGGCCTGGCCGGCGGCCTGATGCTCGGCGTGGTCGGCCTCGACCTGCTGCCGGAGGCGCTGGAGGCGGCGGGCGAGGAGGTCTACGGCGTACCCGCCGCGCTGCTCCTGTTCGTGGCCGGCTTCCTCCTGGCCCACCTGGTGGAACGGCTGCTGGCCGCCCGTCAGGCCGCGCACGGCGCGGAGGAGAAGGACGGCCGGGCCCCCGAGGTGGGCCTGACGGCGGCCGCGGCGATGGTCGGCCACAGCGCCATGGACGGCGTGGCGATCGGCGCCGCCTTCCAGGTGGGCGGCGGCATGGGCACGGCGGTGGCCCTGGCCGTCATCGCCCATGACTTCGCGGACGGCTTCAACACGTACACGATCACCAGCCTGTACGGGAACGCCCGCCGCCGAGCCCTCGCCATGCTGTTCGCGGACGCGGTCGCGCCCGTGCTGGGCGCCGCCTGTACGACGTTCGTGACCGTCCCCGAGGGCCTGCTCGGCGGCTATCTCGGCCTGTTCGGCGGCGCGCTGCTCTATCTCGCGGCGGCGGAGATCCTCCCCGAGGCCCACCACGAACACCCGGCGGGACCGACGCTGCTGTGCACGATCGCCGGGGCCGGGTTCATCTGGCTGGTCGTAGGAATCTCGGGGTCTTGA
- the cobM gene encoding precorrin-4 C(11)-methyltransferase, whose amino-acid sequence MADAPTGKVTIVGAGPGAADLLTFRAARAIAEADVVIWAASLVQAEVLQHAREDAEILDSATMSLEDVVAVYERAQAEGLHVARIHSGDPALWGGTQEQLDRCAEMGIATEVIPGVSAFSAVAALAQRELTIPEVAQSVVLTRLGGGKTPMPPGEEVREFAKHGTTMAIFLSAARSGQLVRELLEGGYPTDTPVVVAYQATWPEELIVKCTISTLEETVKEHKLWKHTLFLVGPALSAHGTRSHLYHPGHFHGFRKADPQARRALREHGAST is encoded by the coding sequence ATGGCCGATGCCCCCACCGGCAAGGTGACCATCGTCGGTGCCGGCCCCGGCGCCGCCGATCTGCTGACGTTCCGTGCCGCGCGTGCCATCGCCGAGGCCGATGTGGTGATCTGGGCGGCCAGCCTGGTCCAGGCGGAGGTCCTCCAGCATGCCCGCGAGGACGCCGAGATCCTCGACTCGGCGACCATGTCCCTCGAGGACGTCGTCGCCGTCTACGAGCGGGCCCAGGCGGAGGGCCTGCACGTCGCTCGTATTCACTCCGGTGACCCCGCCTTGTGGGGCGGTACCCAGGAGCAGCTCGACCGGTGTGCCGAGATGGGGATCGCCACCGAGGTGATCCCGGGCGTCTCCGCCTTCTCCGCCGTCGCCGCGCTCGCTCAGCGCGAGCTGACCATCCCCGAGGTGGCGCAGTCCGTCGTACTGACCCGGCTCGGTGGCGGCAAGACGCCGATGCCGCCCGGCGAGGAGGTGCGGGAGTTCGCCAAGCACGGGACCACCATGGCGATCTTCCTGTCCGCGGCCCGCAGCGGGCAGCTCGTGCGGGAGCTGCTGGAGGGCGGCTATCCGACCGACACCCCGGTCGTGGTCGCCTACCAGGCCACCTGGCCGGAGGAGCTGATCGTGAAGTGCACGATCAGCACGCTGGAGGAGACCGTCAAGGAGCACAAGCTCTGGAAGCACACGCTCTTCCTGGTCGGCCCGGCGCTCTCCGCGCACGGCACCCGCTCGCACCTGTACCACCCCGGTCACTTCCACGGCTTCCGCAAGGCCGACCCGCAGGCCCGTCGGGCGCTGCGCGAGCACGGGGCGAGCACATGA
- the cbiE gene encoding precorrin-6y C5,15-methyltransferase (decarboxylating) subunit CbiE translates to MITVVGTGTGAPFPGKVLDGARLVVGGRRHLKAAPVPADAEQVVLGPLGPALDVIERYLEKSDRVVVLASGDPGFFGIVRVLAERFGSDALDVRPGVSSVAAAFARAGVAWDDAVVVSAHGRELRTAVNVCRARPKVAVLTGPGSGPAELGAALRCDARVLLVACALGTAEERVERVTPAEAAARDWGTAVSVVLCLDETRLLGPVRTVAGPPVGPAGWALDEAEFTHRDSMITKFEVRALALARLGPRLGDMVWDVGAGSGSVAVECARLGAAVTAVEKTRDGIERIRANAAAHGVDVRAVHGAAPTVLSDLDDPDAVFIGGGGQELPTIVTACARRARRTVVVAMAALDRVPAARAALVGAGFDCDGVLLQSSRLTPLPGEVSRLAATNPVFLLWGVRPPASDEGVAQ, encoded by the coding sequence ATGATCACGGTCGTCGGTACGGGGACGGGGGCGCCGTTTCCGGGCAAGGTGCTGGACGGGGCGCGGCTCGTCGTCGGCGGGCGGCGGCATCTCAAGGCCGCGCCCGTCCCCGCCGATGCCGAGCAGGTCGTCCTCGGTCCGCTGGGGCCGGCGCTGGACGTCATCGAGCGCTATCTGGAGAAGTCGGACCGGGTGGTCGTGCTGGCCTCCGGCGACCCGGGGTTCTTCGGGATCGTGCGGGTGCTGGCCGAGCGGTTCGGGTCCGACGCGCTGGACGTGCGGCCCGGTGTCTCCTCCGTCGCCGCCGCGTTCGCGCGGGCCGGCGTGGCGTGGGACGACGCGGTCGTGGTCAGCGCGCACGGGCGGGAGTTGCGTACGGCCGTCAATGTGTGCCGGGCGCGGCCGAAGGTCGCGGTGCTGACGGGCCCCGGGTCCGGGCCTGCCGAACTGGGGGCCGCCCTCAGATGCGACGCACGGGTCCTGCTCGTCGCCTGCGCGCTCGGCACCGCCGAGGAGCGGGTCGAGCGGGTCACGCCCGCCGAGGCCGCGGCCCGCGATTGGGGTACGGCGGTGAGTGTCGTCCTGTGCCTGGACGAGACGCGGCTGCTGGGGCCGGTGCGTACGGTCGCCGGGCCGCCCGTCGGGCCCGCCGGATGGGCGCTGGACGAGGCGGAGTTCACGCACCGGGACTCGATGATCACCAAGTTCGAGGTGCGGGCCCTGGCGCTGGCCAGGCTCGGGCCCCGGCTCGGTGACATGGTCTGGGACGTCGGCGCGGGCTCGGGTTCGGTGGCCGTGGAGTGCGCACGGCTCGGCGCCGCCGTCACCGCGGTCGAGAAGACCCGGGACGGAATCGAGCGGATCCGCGCCAACGCCGCCGCACACGGGGTCGACGTACGGGCCGTGCACGGGGCGGCGCCCACGGTGCTGTCCGATCTCGACGATCCCGATGCCGTGTTCATCGGGGGCGGGGGGCAGGAGCTGCCCACCATCGTGACCGCGTGTGCGCGGCGGGCCCGGCGGACCGTGGTCGTCGCCATGGCGGCGCTCGACCGAGTGCCGGCGGCCCGGGCGGCGCTCGTGGGCGCCGGGTTCGACTGCGACGGGGTGCTGCTGCAGTCCTCGCGGCTCACGCCGCTGCCGGGGGAAGTTTCCCGGCTGGCGGCGACCAATCCTGTTTTTCTGCTGTGGGGCGTGCGGCCCCCGGCTTCTGATGAAGGAGTTGCTCAGTGA
- the cobJ gene encoding precorrin-3B C(17)-methyltransferase, protein MIGLISATAAGAAARDRLAAAWPDRTRVYEGPVADSVRAAFAECEQLVCFLATGAVVRLVAPLLGDKRTDPGVVCVDEGGRFAVSLVGGHGGGANELAVEVAELLDAQPVVTTATDAVGLPGLDTLGFPVEGDVAAVSRALLDGEPVALEAELAWPLPALKVADEGAYTVRLTDRLVEPAEREVVLRPPSLVVGVGASKGAPVEEILELIHSSLEGLSVHSVAQLTTVDAKSEEPGIVEAAERLGVPLVTYSAERLAAVEVPNPSAAPLAAVGTPSVAEASALREGGELLVPKRKSAMATCAVVRRPARGRLAVVGLGPGARDLLTPRAKAELRRASVLVGLDQYVDQIRDLLRPGTRVLESGLGAEEERARTAVAEARKGHAVALIGSGDAGVYAMASPALAEASDDIEVVGVPGVTAALAAGAILGAPLGHDHVSISLSDLHTPWEIIERRVRAAAEADIVVTFYNPRSRGRDWQLPKALAILAGHREPTTPVGVVRNASRPDEAARVTTLGQLDPATVDMMTVVTVGNTATRNIAGRMVTPRGYRWQEGPK, encoded by the coding sequence GTGATCGGCCTGATTTCCGCCACCGCGGCGGGGGCGGCTGCGCGGGACCGGCTGGCCGCGGCGTGGCCGGACCGTACGCGTGTGTACGAGGGTCCCGTGGCGGACTCCGTACGGGCCGCGTTCGCGGAGTGCGAGCAGCTCGTGTGCTTCCTGGCCACGGGGGCGGTGGTGCGGCTGGTCGCGCCGCTGCTCGGTGACAAGCGGACCGACCCTGGCGTGGTCTGCGTCGACGAGGGCGGGCGGTTCGCCGTCTCGCTGGTCGGCGGACATGGCGGCGGCGCCAATGAACTCGCCGTCGAGGTCGCGGAGTTGCTCGACGCGCAGCCCGTGGTGACGACGGCGACCGATGCCGTCGGGCTGCCCGGTCTCGACACGCTCGGCTTCCCGGTGGAGGGCGATGTCGCCGCGGTCTCCCGGGCCCTGCTGGACGGCGAACCAGTCGCTCTGGAGGCGGAGTTGGCGTGGCCCCTGCCCGCGCTGAAGGTCGCCGACGAGGGCGCCTACACCGTCCGCCTGACCGACCGGCTCGTCGAGCCCGCCGAGCGCGAGGTCGTCCTGCGCCCGCCGTCCCTCGTCGTCGGTGTCGGCGCCTCGAAGGGGGCGCCGGTGGAGGAGATCCTGGAGCTGATCCACAGCTCGCTGGAAGGGCTGTCGGTCCATTCGGTGGCCCAACTCACCACCGTGGACGCCAAGTCCGAGGAGCCCGGCATCGTCGAGGCCGCCGAACGGCTGGGAGTGCCGCTGGTGACGTACTCCGCCGAAAGGCTCGCGGCCGTCGAGGTCCCCAACCCCTCCGCGGCTCCCCTCGCCGCGGTGGGCACCCCCTCCGTCGCCGAGGCCTCGGCGCTCAGGGAGGGCGGTGAACTCCTCGTCCCCAAGCGGAAGTCGGCCATGGCGACCTGCGCGGTCGTACGACGTCCCGCACGCGGGCGGCTCGCGGTGGTCGGGCTCGGACCCGGCGCCCGGGACCTGCTCACCCCGCGTGCGAAGGCCGAGCTCCGGCGCGCTTCCGTGCTCGTCGGGCTCGATCAGTACGTCGACCAGATCCGCGATCTGCTCCGGCCCGGCACCCGGGTGCTGGAGTCGGGGCTCGGGGCCGAGGAGGAGCGGGCGCGGACGGCCGTGGCCGAGGCCCGCAAGGGGCACGCCGTCGCTCTGATCGGCAGCGGGGACGCTGGGGTGTACGCCATGGCCTCCCCGGCGCTGGCGGAGGCGAGCGACGACATCGAGGTGGTCGGCGTACCCGGGGTCACCGCCGCGCTCGCGGCCGGGGCGATCCTCGGCGCACCGCTCGGCCATGACCACGTCTCGATCAGCCTGTCCGATCTGCACACCCCGTGGGAGATCATCGAGCGGCGGGTGCGGGCGGCGGCCGAGGCGGACATCGTGGTCACCTTCTACAACCCCCGCTCCCGGGGCCGCGACTGGCAGCTCCCCAAGGCGCTGGCGATCCTCGCCGGGCACCGGGAGCCGACGACACCCGTCGGCGTCGTACGCAACGCCTCGCGGCCCGACGAGGCCGCCCGGGTGACGACACTCGGGCAACTGGACCCGGCGACGGTCGACATGATGACGGTGGTGACCGTGGGCAACACGGCGACCCGGAACATCGCGGGGCGCATGGTGACGCCGCGCGGGTACCGCTGGCAGGAAGGCCCGAAGTGA
- a CDS encoding precorrin-8X methylmutase: MNRVVHPIEEESYRRLRARLDTSHFPPLTRAVVERVIHSAADLEYADDLVMAEADLEKAHAALHAGAPVVVDVEMVAAGITRRETVCRLRDAVAGPGLTRSAHAIRLAYEQVGPGALWVIGNAPTALEELLTLDASPVLVIGLPVGFVGAVESKAALRESGLPAVSNVSEKGGSAVASAALNALLYHPTSHPQEKS; this comes from the coding sequence GTGAATCGCGTGGTCCACCCGATCGAGGAGGAGTCCTACCGGCGGCTGCGCGCCCGTCTGGACACCTCGCACTTCCCGCCGCTGACCCGGGCGGTCGTGGAGCGGGTCATCCATTCCGCGGCCGATCTGGAGTACGCGGACGATCTCGTCATGGCCGAGGCCGACTTGGAGAAGGCGCACGCCGCCCTGCACGCCGGCGCCCCCGTCGTCGTGGACGTCGAGATGGTGGCGGCCGGGATCACCCGCCGGGAGACCGTCTGCCGGCTCAGGGACGCCGTGGCCGGTCCCGGTCTGACGCGCTCGGCGCATGCCATCCGGCTCGCGTACGAGCAGGTCGGGCCCGGCGCCCTCTGGGTGATCGGGAACGCGCCGACCGCGCTGGAGGAGCTGCTGACCCTGGATGCCTCCCCCGTACTCGTCATCGGGCTGCCCGTCGGTTTCGTCGGCGCGGTCGAGTCCAAGGCCGCGTTGCGCGAGAGCGGGCTGCCCGCTGTCAGCAACGTGTCCGAGAAGGGCGGTTCCGCGGTCGCCTCGGCGGCGCTCAACGCCCTGCTGTACCACCCCACTTCCCACCCTCAGGAGAAATCGTGA